Sequence from the Exiguobacterium aurantiacum genome:
AAAAACAACACAGCTGCAATTGTTAGTTCAATCATTAACTGATCAAGGGTATGAAGTGGTCGTTACCCGAGAGCCAGGGGGAACGAAGGTCGGAAATAGTATTCGCGACGTTTTATTGTCTCCAGAACACGACGAGATGACCCCTCGAGTTGAAATGATGTTATATGCTGCATCCCGAGCTCAAAACGTTGATCAAGTGATTCGACCGGCCCTCCACCGCGGAGCAGTGGTCGTATGCGATCGATTTGTCGACGCCTCGGTTGCTTATCAAGGTTATGGACTCCAATATGATTTGTCGCAAATTTTGTCGTTAAACGAGTGGGCGACAGCTGGGATCAAACCAGACTTGACGTTCCTCTTTGACTTGACTCCTGATCAAGCGAGCCATCGTATGAAAGATAGAGGTCAATTAGACCGAATCGAGAGCCGTGATGAGTCTTTCCATCAACGCGTATAC
This genomic interval carries:
- the tmk gene encoding dTMP kinase, producing MKGMFITVEGPDGSGKTTQLQLLVQSLTDQGYEVVVTREPGGTKVGNSIRDVLLSPEHDEMTPRVEMMLYAASRAQNVDQVIRPALHRGAVVVCDRFVDASVAYQGYGLQYDLSQILSLNEWATAGIKPDLTFLFDLTPDQASHRMKDRGQLDRIESRDESFHQRVYEGFQKLLEQHPERMVRIDANATIETIQDEVLDITLERLKERGVMQ